From Anopheles funestus chromosome 3RL, idAnoFuneDA-416_04, whole genome shotgun sequence, a single genomic window includes:
- the LOC125767384 gene encoding uncharacterized protein LOC125767384 isoform X3, producing MRLVVALGVALLAVIGTVTAKPSHAGSCSKNEDGLTYGIASDCQKYLLCKKGSLELKECKSKSYYDTVTGKCVKAAAATCAVETNPDPEPQPEPVPEPEPEENADQYDYLCQKVLYGVRVHPNACDRYLICNKEKASIEQCAEGFIFVADFITCVPGNKLTCTIQSDEPSTTETLPSTSNESKESESDESGSSEDSTETSGQYDYLCAKTLLGSVAHPESCTKYISCYKNKATEQNCKKGYAYSTKLHLCIKQKNGGCADAPEEQTTTEAAPTEAEPTNPGSDESGSGEESSETSGQYDYLCAKTLLGSVAHPESCTKYISCYKNKATEQNCKKGYAYSTKLHLCIKQKNGGCADAPEEQPTTEAAPTEAEPTNPGSDESGSGEESSETSGQYDYLCAKTLLGSVAHPESCTKYISCYKNKATEQNCKKGYAYSTKLHLCIKQKNGGCADAPEEQPTTEAAPTEAEPTNPGSDESGSGEESSETSGQYDYLCAKTLLGSVAHPESCTKYISCYKNKATEQNCKKGYAYSTKLHLCIKQKNGGCADAPEEQTTTEAAPTEAEPTNPGSDESGSGEESSETSGQYDYLCVKTLLGSVAHPESCTKYISCYKNKATEQNCKKGYAYSTKLHLCIKQKNGGCADAPEEQPTTEAAPTEAEPTNPGSDESGSGEESSETSGQYDYLCAKTLLGSVAHPESCTKYISCYKNKATEQNCKKGYAYSTKLHLCIKQKNGGCADAPEEQPTTEAAPTEAEPTNPGSDESGSGEESSETSGQYDYLCAKTLLGSVAHPESCTKYISCYKNKATEQNCKKGYYFSVYLRFCIKGNSETCADNNGGNQGTTPSEPPQVTEVTTEETTEETTEETTEETTEETTEETTEETTQETTEETTEETTEETTEETTTATDLTPPGTGGDPGQPNNGCVEGFTGYLPIENDCTSYVYCYQGEPGVRTCLENYIYYDPYKTCLPGDQVLCQLYSV from the exons ATGAGACTCGTTGTGGCATTAGGTGTGGCATTGCTAGCAGTTATTGGTACAGTAACTGCAAAACCATCGCATGCAGGAAGCTGTTCTAAGAACGAAGATGGTCTAACCTATGGTATTGCGAGTGATTGTCAGAAGTATTTGTTGTGCAAGAAAGGTTCGTTGGAGTTAAAAGAGTGCAAGAGCAAGAGTTACTATGACACAGTAACTGGAAAATGTGTGAAGGCTGCAGCAGCTACCTGTGCTGTTGAAACTAACCCAGACCCGGAACCACAACCTGAACCAGTACCCGAACCCGAGCCGGAAGAGAATGCCGATCAGTACGATTACCTTTGCCAAAAGGTATTGTATGGTGTACGAGTTCATCCAAATGCATGCGACAGATATCTTATTTGCAATAAGGAGAAGGCATCTATTGAACAATGTGCAGAAGGTTTCATTTTCGTGGCTGATTTTATAACGTGTGTTCCTGGAAATAAGCTTACGTGTACCATTCAGTCCGACGAACCGTCAACGACTGAAACACTACCAAGCACCTCTAATGAGtcaaaagaaagtgaaagtgaCGAGTCTGGATCAAGTGAAGACTCCACGGAAACATCCGGCCAGTACGACTATCTATGTGCGAAGACGCTGCTAGGAAGTGTGGCTCATCCTGAGTCCTGTACCAAGTACATCTCATGCTACAAGAACAAGGCCACGGAGCAGAACTGCAAGAAGGGTTACGCCTACTCGACTAAGCTGCATCTGTGTATCAAGCAGAAGAATGGAGGATGTGCTGATGCCCCGGAAGAGCAAACTACTACTGAGGCCGCCCCCACAGAAGCGGAACCCACCAACCCAGGAAGCGACGAGTCTGGATCTGGAGAAGAATCCTCCGAGACCTCCGGCCAGTACGACTATCTGTGTGCGAAGACGCTGCTAGGAAGTGTGGCTCATCCTGAGTCCTGTACCAAGTACATCTCATGCTACAAGAACAAGGCCACGGAGCAGAACTGCAAGAAGGGCTACGCCTACTCGACTAAGCTGCAT CTGTGTATCAAGCAGAAGAATGGAGGATGTGCTGACGCCCCGGAAGAGCAACCTACTACTGAGGCCGCCCCCACGGAAGCGGAACCCACCAACCCAGGAAGCGACGAGTCTGGATCTGGAGAAGAATCCTCTGAGACCTCCGGCCAGTACGACTATCTGTGTGCGAAGACGCTGCTAGGAAGTGTGGCTCATCCTGAGTCCTGTACCAAGTACATCTCATGCTACAAGAACAAGGCCACGGAGCAGAACTGCAAGAAGGGTTACGCCTACTCGACTAAGCTGCATCTGTGTATCAAGCAGAAGAATGGAGGATGCGCTGACGCCCCGGAAGAGCAACCTACTACTGAGGCCGCCCCCACGGAAGCGGAACCCACCAACCCAGGAAGCGACGAGTCTGGATCTGGAGAAGAATCCTCTGAGACCTCCGGCCAGTACGACTATCTGTGTGCGAAGACGCTGCTAGGAAGTGTGGCTCATCCTGAGTCCTGTACCAAGTACATCTCATGCTACAAGAACAAGGCCACGGAGCAGAACTGCAAGAAGGGTTACGCCTACTCGACTAAGCTGCATCTGTGTATCAAGCAGAAGAATGGAGGATGCGCTGACGCCCCGGAAGAGCAAACTACTACTGAGGCCGCCCCCACAGAAGCGGAACCCACCAACCCAGGAAGCGACGAGTCTGGATCTGGAGAAGAATCCTCTGAGAC CTCCGGCCAGTACGACTATCTGTGTGTGAAGACGCTGCTAGGAAGTGTGGCTCATCCTGAGTCCTGTACCAAGTACATCTCATGCTACAAGAACAAGGCCACGGAGCAGAACTGCAAGAAGGGTTACGCCTACTCGACTAAGCTGCACCTGTGTATCAAGCAGAAGAATGGAGGATGTGCTGACGCCCCGGAAGAGCAACCTACTACTGAGGCCGCCCCCACGGAAGCGGAACCCACCAACCCAGGAAGCGACGAGTCTGGATCTGGAGAAGAATCCTCTGAGACCTCCGGCCAGTACGACTATCTGTGTGCGAAGACGCTTCTAGGAAGTGTGGCTCATCCTGAGTCCTGTACCAAGTACATCTCATGCTACAAGAACAAGGCCACGGAGCAGAACTGCAAGAAGGGTTACGCCTACTCGACTAAGCTGCAT CTGTGTATCAAGCAGAAGAATGGAGGATGTGCTGACGCCCCGGAAGAGCAACCTACTACTGAGGCCGCCCCCACGGAAGCGGAACCCACCAACCCAGGAAGCGACGAGTCTGGATCTGGAGAAGAATCCTCTGAGACCTCCGGCCAGTACGACTATCTGTGTGCGAAGACGCTGCTAGGAAGTGTGGCTCATCCTGAGTCCTGTACCAAGTATATCTCATGCTACAAGAACAAGGCCACGGAGCAGAACTGCAAGAAGGGCTACTACTTCTCAGTGTACCTTCGGTTTTGTATTAAGGGCAACAGTGAAACATGCGCAGACAACAATGGCGGAAATCAGGGCACGACACCTTCTGAACCTCCACAGGTTACGGAAGTGACCACGGAAGAGACAACCGAAGAGACAACCGAAGAGACAACGGAAGAGACAACGGAAGAGACAACGGAAGAGACAACGGAAGAGACAACGCAAGAGACAACAGAAGAGACAACGGAAGAGACAACGGAAGAGACAACAGAAGAGACAACAACTGCAACCGACTTGACTCCTCCTGGAACCGGAGGTGATCCTGGTCAACCCAACAATGGTTGCGTCGAGGGTTTCACCGGATATCTACCGATCGAAAATGACTGTACTAGTTATGTGTACTGCTATCAGGGAGAACCCGGAGTGAGAACTTGCCTGGAAAACTACATTTACTACGACCCATACAAGACTTGCCTTCCAGGTGATCAAGTGCTTTGTCAACTGTATTCGGTATAA
- the LOC125767384 gene encoding uncharacterized protein LOC125767384 isoform X21 produces MRLVVALGVALLAVIGTVTAKPSHAGSCSKNEDGLTYGIASDCQKYLLCKKGSLELKECKSKSYYDTVTGKCVKAAAATCAVETNPDPEPQPEPVPEPEPEENADQYDYLCQKVLYGVRVHPNACDRYLICNKEKASIEQCAEGFIFVADFITCVPGNKLTCTIQSDEPSTTETLPSTSNESKESESDESGSSEDSTETSGQYDYLCAKTLLGSVAHPESCTKYISCYKNKATEQNCKKGYAYSTKLHLCIKQKNGGCADAPEEQTTTEAAPTEAEPTNPGSDESGSGEESSETSGQYDYLCAKTLLGSVAHPESCTKYISCYKNKATEQNCKKGYAYSTKLHLCIKQKNGGCADAPEEQPTTEAAPTEAEPTNPGSDESGSGEESSETSGQYDYLCAKTLLGSVAHPESCTKYISCYKNKATEQNCKKGYAYSTKLHLCIKQKNGGCADAPEEQPTTEAAPTEAEPTNPGSDESGSGEESSETSGQYDYLCAKTLLGSVAHPESCTKYISCYKNKATEQNCKKGYAYSTKLHLCIKQKNGGCADAPEEQTTTEAAPTEAEPTNPGSDESGSGEESSETSGQYDYLCAKTLLGSVAHPESCTKYISCYKNKATEQNCKKGYYFSVYLRFCIKGNSETCADNNGGNQGTTPSEPPQVTEVTTEETTEETTEETTEETTEETTEETTEETTQETTEETTEETTEETTEETTTATDLTPPGTGGDPGQPNNGCVEGFTGYLPIENDCTSYVYCYQGEPGVRTCLENYIYYDPYKTCLPGDQVLCQLYSV; encoded by the exons ATGAGACTCGTTGTGGCATTAGGTGTGGCATTGCTAGCAGTTATTGGTACAGTAACTGCAAAACCATCGCATGCAGGAAGCTGTTCTAAGAACGAAGATGGTCTAACCTATGGTATTGCGAGTGATTGTCAGAAGTATTTGTTGTGCAAGAAAGGTTCGTTGGAGTTAAAAGAGTGCAAGAGCAAGAGTTACTATGACACAGTAACTGGAAAATGTGTGAAGGCTGCAGCAGCTACCTGTGCTGTTGAAACTAACCCAGACCCGGAACCACAACCTGAACCAGTACCCGAACCCGAGCCGGAAGAGAATGCCGATCAGTACGATTACCTTTGCCAAAAGGTATTGTATGGTGTACGAGTTCATCCAAATGCATGCGACAGATATCTTATTTGCAATAAGGAGAAGGCATCTATTGAACAATGTGCAGAAGGTTTCATTTTCGTGGCTGATTTTATAACGTGTGTTCCTGGAAATAAGCTTACGTGTACCATTCAGTCCGACGAACCGTCAACGACTGAAACACTACCAAGCACCTCTAATGAGtcaaaagaaagtgaaagtgaCGAGTCTGGATCAAGTGAAGACTCCACGGAAACATCCGGCCAGTACGACTATCTATGTGCGAAGACGCTGCTAGGAAGTGTGGCTCATCCTGAGTCCTGTACCAAGTACATCTCATGCTACAAGAACAAGGCCACGGAGCAGAACTGCAAGAAGGGTTACGCCTACTCGACTAAGCTGCATCTGTGTATCAAGCAGAAGAATGGAGGATGTGCTGATGCCCCGGAAGAGCAAACTACTACTGAGGCCGCCCCCACAGAAGCGGAACCCACCAACCCAGGAAGCGACGAGTCTGGATCTGGAGAAGAATCCTCCGAGACCTCCGGCCAGTACGACTATCTGTGTGCGAAGACGCTGCTAGGAAGTGTGGCTCATCCTGAGTCCTGTACCAAGTACATCTCATGCTACAAGAACAAGGCCACGGAGCAGAACTGCAAGAAGGGCTACGCCTACTCGACTAAGCTGCAT CTGTGTATCAAGCAGAAGAATGGAGGATGTGCTGACGCCCCGGAAGAGCAACCTACTACTGAGGCCGCCCCCACGGAAGCGGAACCCACCAACCCAGGAAGCGACGAGTCTGGATCTGGAGAAGAATCCTCTGAGACCTCCGGCCAGTACGACTATCTGTGTGCGAAGACGCTGCTAGGAAGTGTGGCTCATCCTGAGTCCTGTACCAAGTACATCTCATGCTACAAGAACAAGGCCACGGAGCAGAACTGCAAGAAGGGTTACGCCTACTCGACTAAGCTGCATCTGTGTATCAAGCAGAAGAATGGAGGATGCGCTGACGCCCCGGAAGAGCAACCTACTACTGAGGCCGCCCCCACGGAAGCGGAACCCACCAACCCAGGAAGCGACGAGTCTGGATCTGGAGAAGAATCCTCTGAGACCTCCGGCCAGTACGACTATCTGTGTGCGAAGACGCTGCTAGGAAGTGTGGCTCATCCTGAGTCCTGTACCAAGTACATCTCATGCTACAAGAACAAGGCCACGGAGCAGAACTGCAAGAAGGGTTACGCCTACTCGACTAAGCTGCATCTGTGTATCAAGCAGAAGAATGGAGGATGCGCTGACGCCCCGGAAGAGCAAA CTACTACTGAGGCCGCCCCCACGGAAGCGGAACCCACCAACCCAGGAAGCGACGAGTCTGGATCTGGAGAAGAATCCTCTGAGACCTCCGGCCAGTACGACTATCTGTGTGCGAAGACGCTGCTAGGAAGTGTGGCTCATCCTGAGTCCTGTACCAAGTATATCTCATGCTACAAGAACAAGGCCACGGAGCAGAACTGCAAGAAGGGCTACTACTTCTCAGTGTACCTTCGGTTTTGTATTAAGGGCAACAGTGAAACATGCGCAGACAACAATGGCGGAAATCAGGGCACGACACCTTCTGAACCTCCACAGGTTACGGAAGTGACCACGGAAGAGACAACCGAAGAGACAACCGAAGAGACAACGGAAGAGACAACGGAAGAGACAACGGAAGAGACAACGGAAGAGACAACGCAAGAGACAACAGAAGAGACAACGGAAGAGACAACGGAAGAGACAACAGAAGAGACAACAACTGCAACCGACTTGACTCCTCCTGGAACCGGAGGTGATCCTGGTCAACCCAACAATGGTTGCGTCGAGGGTTTCACCGGATATCTACCGATCGAAAATGACTGTACTAGTTATGTGTACTGCTATCAGGGAGAACCCGGAGTGAGAACTTGCCTGGAAAACTACATTTACTACGACCCATACAAGACTTGCCTTCCAGGTGATCAAGTGCTTTGTCAACTGTATTCGGTATAA
- the LOC125767384 gene encoding uncharacterized protein LOC125767384 isoform X19, with protein sequence MRLVVALGVALLAVIGTVTAKPSHAGSCSKNEDGLTYGIASDCQKYLLCKKGSLELKECKSKSYYDTVTGKCVKAAAATCAVETNPDPEPQPEPVPEPEPEENADQYDYLCQKVLYGVRVHPNACDRYLICNKEKASIEQCAEGFIFVADFITCVPGNKLTCTIQSDEPSTTETLPSTSNESKESESDESGSSEDSTETSGQYDYLCAKTLLGSVAHPESCTKYISCYKNKATEQNCKKGYAYSTKLHLCIKQKNGGCADAPEEQTTTEAAPTEAEPTNPGSDESGSGEESSETSGQYDYLCAKTLLGSVAHPESCTKYISCYKNKATEQNCKKGYAYSTKLHLCIKQKNGGCADAPEEQPTTEAAPTEAEPTNPGSDESGSGEESSETSGQYDYLCVKTLLGSVAHPESCTKYISCYKNKATEQNCKKGYAYSTKLHLCIKQKNGGCADAPEEQPTTEAAPTEAEPTNPGSDESGSGEESSETSGQYDYLCAKTLLGSVAHPESCTKYISCYKNKATEQNCKKGYAYSTKLHLCIKQKNGGCADAPEEQPTTEAAPTEAEPTNPGSDESGSGEESSETSGQYDYLCAKTLLGSVAHPESCTKYISCYKNKATEQNCKKGYYFSVYLRFCIKGNSETCADNNGGNQGTTPSEPPQVTEVTTEETTEETTEETTEETTEETTEETTEETTQETTEETTEETTEETTEETTTATDLTPPGTGGDPGQPNNGCVEGFTGYLPIENDCTSYVYCYQGEPGVRTCLENYIYYDPYKTCLPGDQVLCQLYSV encoded by the exons ATGAGACTCGTTGTGGCATTAGGTGTGGCATTGCTAGCAGTTATTGGTACAGTAACTGCAAAACCATCGCATGCAGGAAGCTGTTCTAAGAACGAAGATGGTCTAACCTATGGTATTGCGAGTGATTGTCAGAAGTATTTGTTGTGCAAGAAAGGTTCGTTGGAGTTAAAAGAGTGCAAGAGCAAGAGTTACTATGACACAGTAACTGGAAAATGTGTGAAGGCTGCAGCAGCTACCTGTGCTGTTGAAACTAACCCAGACCCGGAACCACAACCTGAACCAGTACCCGAACCCGAGCCGGAAGAGAATGCCGATCAGTACGATTACCTTTGCCAAAAGGTATTGTATGGTGTACGAGTTCATCCAAATGCATGCGACAGATATCTTATTTGCAATAAGGAGAAGGCATCTATTGAACAATGTGCAGAAGGTTTCATTTTCGTGGCTGATTTTATAACGTGTGTTCCTGGAAATAAGCTTACGTGTACCATTCAGTCCGACGAACCGTCAACGACTGAAACACTACCAAGCACCTCTAATGAGtcaaaagaaagtgaaagtgaCGAGTCTGGATCAAGTGAAGACTCCACGGAAACATCCGGCCAGTACGACTATCTATGTGCGAAGACGCTGCTAGGAAGTGTGGCTCATCCTGAGTCCTGTACCAAGTACATCTCATGCTACAAGAACAAGGCCACGGAGCAGAACTGCAAGAAGGGTTACGCCTACTCGACTAAGCTGCATCTGTGTATCAAGCAGAAGAATGGAGGATGTGCTGATGCCCCGGAAGAGCAAACTACTACTGAGGCCGCCCCCACAGAAGCGGAACCCACCAACCCAGGAAGCGACGAGTCTGGATCTGGAGAAGAATCCTCCGAGACCTCCGGCCAGTACGACTATCTGTGTGCGAAGACGCTGCTAGGAAGTGTGGCTCATCCTGAGTCCTGTACCAAGTACATCTCATGCTACAAGAACAAGGCCACGGAGCAGAACTGCAAGAAGGGCTACGCCTACTCGACTAAGCTGCAT CTGTGTATCAAGCAGAAGAATGGAGGATGTGCTGACGCCCCGGAAGAGCAACCTACTACTGAGGCCGCCCCCACGGAAGCGGAACCCACCAACCCAGGAAGCGACGAGTCTGGATCTGGAGAAGAATCCTCTGAGAC CTCCGGCCAGTACGACTATCTGTGTGTGAAGACGCTGCTAGGAAGTGTGGCTCATCCTGAGTCCTGTACCAAGTACATCTCATGCTACAAGAACAAGGCCACGGAGCAGAACTGCAAGAAGGGTTACGCCTACTCGACTAAGCTGCACCTGTGTATCAAGCAGAAGAATGGAGGATGTGCTGACGCCCCGGAAGAGCAACCTACTACTGAGGCCGCCCCCACGGAAGCGGAACCCACCAACCCAGGAAGCGACGAGTCTGGATCTGGAGAAGAATCCTCTGAGACCTCCGGCCAGTACGACTATCTGTGTGCGAAGACGCTTCTAGGAAGTGTGGCTCATCCTGAGTCCTGTACCAAGTACATCTCATGCTACAAGAACAAGGCCACGGAGCAGAACTGCAAGAAGGGTTACGCCTACTCGACTAAGCTGCAT CTGTGTATCAAGCAGAAGAATGGAGGATGTGCTGACGCCCCGGAAGAGCAACCTACTACTGAGGCCGCCCCCACGGAAGCGGAACCCACCAACCCAGGAAGCGACGAGTCTGGATCTGGAGAAGAATCCTCTGAGACCTCCGGCCAGTACGACTATCTGTGTGCGAAGACGCTGCTAGGAAGTGTGGCTCATCCTGAGTCCTGTACCAAGTATATCTCATGCTACAAGAACAAGGCCACGGAGCAGAACTGCAAGAAGGGCTACTACTTCTCAGTGTACCTTCGGTTTTGTATTAAGGGCAACAGTGAAACATGCGCAGACAACAATGGCGGAAATCAGGGCACGACACCTTCTGAACCTCCACAGGTTACGGAAGTGACCACGGAAGAGACAACCGAAGAGACAACCGAAGAGACAACGGAAGAGACAACGGAAGAGACAACGGAAGAGACAACGGAAGAGACAACGCAAGAGACAACAGAAGAGACAACGGAAGAGACAACGGAAGAGACAACAGAAGAGACAACAACTGCAACCGACTTGACTCCTCCTGGAACCGGAGGTGATCCTGGTCAACCCAACAATGGTTGCGTCGAGGGTTTCACCGGATATCTACCGATCGAAAATGACTGTACTAGTTATGTGTACTGCTATCAGGGAGAACCCGGAGTGAGAACTTGCCTGGAAAACTACATTTACTACGACCCATACAAGACTTGCCTTCCAGGTGATCAAGTGCTTTGTCAACTGTATTCGGTATAA
- the LOC125767384 gene encoding uncharacterized protein LOC125767384 isoform X6 has product MRLVVALGVALLAVIGTVTAKPSHAGSCSKNEDGLTYGIASDCQKYLLCKKGSLELKECKSKSYYDTVTGKCVKAAAATCAVETNPDPEPQPEPVPEPEPEENADQYDYLCQKVLYGVRVHPNACDRYLICNKEKASIEQCAEGFIFVADFITCVPGNKLTCTIQSDEPSTTETLPSTSNESKESESDESGSSEDSTETSGQYDYLCAKTLLGSVAHPESCTKYISCYKNKATEQNCKKGYAYSTKLHLCIKQKNGGCADAPEEQTTTEAAPTEAEPTNPGSDESGSGEESSETSGQYDYLCAKTLLGSVAHPESCTKYISCYKNKATEQNCKKGYAYSTKLHLCIKQKNGGCADAPEEQPTTEAAPTEAEPTNPGSDESGSGEESSETSGQYDYLCAKTLLGSVAHPESCTKYISCYKNKATEQNCKKGYAYSTKLHLCIKQKNGGCADAPEEQPTTEAAPTEAEPTNPGSDESGSGEESSETSGQYDYLCAKTLLGSVAHPESCTKYISCYKNKATEQNCKKGYAYSTKLHLCIKQKNGGCADAPEEQTTTEAAPTEAEPTNPGSDESGSGEESSETSGQYDYLCAKTLLGSVAHPESCTKYISCYKNKATEQNCKKGYAYSTKLHLCIKQKNGGCADAPEEQPTTEAAPTEAEPTNPGSDESGSGEESSETSGQYDYLCAKTLLGSVAHPESCTKYISCYKNKATEQNCKKGYAYSTKLHLCIKQKNGGCADAPEEQTTTEAAPTEAEPTNPGSDESGSGEESSETSGQYDYLCAKTLLGSVAHPESCTKYISCYKNKATEQNCKKGYYFSVYLRFCIKGNSETCADNNGGNQGTTPSEPPQVTEVTTEETTEETTEETTEETTEETTEETTEETTQETTEETTEETTEETTEETTTATDLTPPGTGGDPGQPNNGCVEGFTGYLPIENDCTSYVYCYQGEPGVRTCLENYIYYDPYKTCLPGDQVLCQLYSV; this is encoded by the exons ATGAGACTCGTTGTGGCATTAGGTGTGGCATTGCTAGCAGTTATTGGTACAGTAACTGCAAAACCATCGCATGCAGGAAGCTGTTCTAAGAACGAAGATGGTCTAACCTATGGTATTGCGAGTGATTGTCAGAAGTATTTGTTGTGCAAGAAAGGTTCGTTGGAGTTAAAAGAGTGCAAGAGCAAGAGTTACTATGACACAGTAACTGGAAAATGTGTGAAGGCTGCAGCAGCTACCTGTGCTGTTGAAACTAACCCAGACCCGGAACCACAACCTGAACCAGTACCCGAACCCGAGCCGGAAGAGAATGCCGATCAGTACGATTACCTTTGCCAAAAGGTATTGTATGGTGTACGAGTTCATCCAAATGCATGCGACAGATATCTTATTTGCAATAAGGAGAAGGCATCTATTGAACAATGTGCAGAAGGTTTCATTTTCGTGGCTGATTTTATAACGTGTGTTCCTGGAAATAAGCTTACGTGTACCATTCAGTCCGACGAACCGTCAACGACTGAAACACTACCAAGCACCTCTAATGAGtcaaaagaaagtgaaagtgaCGAGTCTGGATCAAGTGAAGACTCCACGGAAACATCCGGCCAGTACGACTATCTATGTGCGAAGACGCTGCTAGGAAGTGTGGCTCATCCTGAGTCCTGTACCAAGTACATCTCATGCTACAAGAACAAGGCCACGGAGCAGAACTGCAAGAAGGGTTACGCCTACTCGACTAAGCTGCATCTGTGTATCAAGCAGAAGAATGGAGGATGTGCTGATGCCCCGGAAGAGCAAACTACTACTGAGGCCGCCCCCACAGAAGCGGAACCCACCAACCCAGGAAGCGACGAGTCTGGATCTGGAGAAGAATCCTCCGAGACCTCCGGCCAGTACGACTATCTGTGTGCGAAGACGCTGCTAGGAAGTGTGGCTCATCCTGAGTCCTGTACCAAGTACATCTCATGCTACAAGAACAAGGCCACGGAGCAGAACTGCAAGAAGGGCTACGCCTACTCGACTAAGCTGCAT CTGTGTATCAAGCAGAAGAATGGAGGATGTGCTGACGCCCCGGAAGAGCAACCTACTACTGAGGCCGCCCCCACGGAAGCGGAACCCACCAACCCAGGAAGCGACGAGTCTGGATCTGGAGAAGAATCCTCTGAGACCTCCGGCCAGTACGACTATCTGTGTGCGAAGACGCTGCTAGGAAGTGTGGCTCATCCTGAGTCCTGTACCAAGTACATCTCATGCTACAAGAACAAGGCCACGGAGCAGAACTGCAAGAAGGGTTACGCCTACTCGACTAAGCTGCATCTGTGTATCAAGCAGAAGAATGGAGGATGCGCTGACGCCCCGGAAGAGCAACCTACTACTGAGGCCGCCCCCACGGAAGCGGAACCCACCAACCCAGGAAGCGACGAGTCTGGATCTGGAGAAGAATCCTCTGAGACCTCCGGCCAGTACGACTATCTGTGTGCGAAGACGCTGCTAGGAAGTGTGGCTCATCCTGAGTCCTGTACCAAGTACATCTCATGCTACAAGAACAAGGCCACGGAGCAGAACTGCAAGAAGGGTTACGCCTACTCGACTAAGCTGCATCTGTGTATCAAGCAGAAGAATGGAGGATGCGCTGACGCCCCGGAAGAGCAAACTACTACTGAGGCCGCCCCCACAGAAGCGGAACCCACCAACCCAGGAAGCGACGAGTCTGGATCTGGAGAAGAATCCTCTGAGACCTCCGGCCAGTACGACTATCTGTGTGCGAAGACGCTGCTAGGAAGTGTGGCTCATCCTGAGTCCTGTACCAAGTACATCTCATGCTACAAGAACAAGGCCACGGAGCAGAACTGCAAGAAGGGTTACGCCTACTCGACTAAGCTGCAT CTGTGTATCAAGCAGAAGAATGGAGGATGTGCTGACGCCCCGGAAGAGCAACCTACTACTGAGGCCGCCCCCACGGAAGCGGAACCCACCAACCCAGGAAGCGACGAGTCTGGATCTGGAGAAGAATCCTCTGAGACCTCCGGCCAGTACGACTATCTGTGTGCGAAGACGCTTCTAGGAAGTGTGGCTCATCCTGAGTCCTGTACCAAGTACATCTCATGCTACAAGAACAAGGCCACGGAGCAGAACTGCAAGAAGGGTTACGCCTACTCGACTAAGCTGCATCTGTGTATCAAGCAAAAGAATGGAGGATGCGCTGACGCCCCGGAAGAGCAAA CTACTACTGAGGCCGCCCCCACGGAAGCGGAACCCACCAACCCAGGAAGCGACGAGTCTGGATCTGGAGAAGAATCCTCTGAGACCTCCGGCCAGTACGACTATCTGTGTGCGAAGACGCTGCTAGGAAGTGTGGCTCATCCTGAGTCCTGTACCAAGTATATCTCATGCTACAAGAACAAGGCCACGGAGCAGAACTGCAAGAAGGGCTACTACTTCTCAGTGTACCTTCGGTTTTGTATTAAGGGCAACAGTGAAACATGCGCAGACAACAATGGCGGAAATCAGGGCACGACACCTTCTGAACCTCCACAGGTTACGGAAGTGACCACGGAAGAGACAACCGAAGAGACAACCGAAGAGACAACGGAAGAGACAACGGAAGAGACAACGGAAGAGACAACGGAAGAGACAACGCAAGAGACAACAGAAGAGACAACGGAAGAGACAACGGAAGAGACAACAGAAGAGACAACAACTGCAACCGACTTGACTCCTCCTGGAACCGGAGGTGATCCTGGTCAACCCAACAATGGTTGCGTCGAGGGTTTCACCGGATATCTACCGATCGAAAATGACTGTACTAGTTATGTGTACTGCTATCAGGGAGAACCCGGAGTGAGAACTTGCCTGGAAAACTACATTTACTACGACCCATACAAGACTTGCCTTCCAGGTGATCAAGTGCTTTGTCAACTGTATTCGGTATAA